One segment of Pseudoalteromonas rubra DNA contains the following:
- a CDS encoding heme biosynthesis HemY N-terminal domain-containing protein, translating to MTRTLISIIVLLGVLAAGHLLIDEKGYLLIAVNNHTIETSLFALAVIVIFAVLLGALVLSVLGALWRTFARSRGWLKGRKNKRQQHALEAAVWACINDDDAQLQQALSIAELPAQWQDQQRAMAARVALQQQQSTQALAQLQGMSPESQGQVAKLWLQANQGEQALSLLGAQMDEKKVPDNVIASYLEALIQAEQREQALTLIQQKHKQLRWSEARWKKHLNALFAIDDNSAQATFNALPKALRPMAAGALTQQALRQGQFDAVRGDLLKYLKKGQYLQLAEALQYAGSSDPELRKLIQTALHKQPEQPELLFSLACLANAEGEYELAAKIFDTLAKSPWQTLWQQQAQRAYAQTGQFDKAYLLATQ from the coding sequence ATGACACGTACACTGATCTCGATCATTGTGCTGCTGGGTGTGCTGGCAGCAGGCCATTTGTTGATTGATGAAAAAGGCTACTTGTTGATTGCGGTGAACAACCACACCATAGAGACCTCTTTGTTTGCGCTGGCTGTGATTGTGATTTTTGCTGTGTTGCTCGGCGCTTTGGTATTGAGCGTGCTGGGTGCACTTTGGCGGACATTCGCTCGTAGCCGTGGCTGGCTAAAAGGGCGCAAAAATAAGCGTCAGCAACACGCTTTGGAAGCGGCTGTCTGGGCATGCATTAATGATGATGACGCGCAGTTGCAGCAGGCTCTCAGCATCGCTGAGTTGCCAGCACAGTGGCAGGATCAGCAGCGCGCCATGGCGGCGCGGGTTGCGTTGCAGCAGCAACAGTCTACACAGGCGTTGGCACAGTTGCAGGGGATGTCTCCAGAGTCACAGGGGCAGGTCGCCAAGTTATGGCTGCAAGCCAATCAGGGGGAGCAGGCATTGTCTTTACTGGGTGCACAAATGGATGAGAAAAAAGTCCCAGACAATGTGATTGCCAGTTACCTGGAAGCGCTGATCCAGGCCGAGCAGCGTGAACAAGCGTTGACGCTGATCCAGCAAAAACATAAACAATTGCGCTGGTCTGAAGCGCGCTGGAAAAAGCACCTTAATGCGTTGTTTGCTATAGATGATAACTCGGCGCAGGCTACCTTTAACGCGCTACCCAAAGCGCTGCGTCCTATGGCGGCTGGCGCTTTGACTCAGCAAGCCTTGCGACAGGGACAATTTGATGCCGTGCGCGGTGACTTATTAAAATATCTGAAAAAAGGTCAGTACCTGCAGCTCGCTGAGGCGTTGCAGTATGCTGGCAGCTCAGATCCAGAGTTGCGTAAACTGATACAGACCGCATTACACAAGCAGCCGGAGCAACCAGAGTTGTTATTTAGTCTGGCTTGTTTGGCCAATGCTGAGGGAGAGTATGAACTGGCAGCCAAGATTTTCGACACGCTGGCAAAGTCACCCTGGCAAACGTTGTGGCAGCAGCAAGCACAGCGCGCTTATGCCCAAACCGGGCAATTTGATAAAGCCTACCTGCTGGCCACTCAATAA
- the add gene encoding adenosine deaminase, whose product MINTKLPLLDLHRHLDGNVRAETILDLGQQFNMPLPAHDVEGLRPHVQVIDNAPNLMAFLAKLDWGVKVLGDYDACRRIAVENVEDAIAQKMDYTELRFSPYYMAKTHNLHPQGVVEAVVDGIKSATRGRDIKVNLIGIMSRTFGVEKCQYELDALLAFKNDLVAVDLAGDEIGFPGALFIDHFKQVRDAYLGATIHAGEAEGASSIWQAINELGATRIGHGVKAIEDPKLMDYLRDNRIGIESCLTSNLQTSTVASIETHPLKQFLDHGILATINTDDPAVQGVELDNEFERAAPQAGLSGADILQAQKNAVEIAFLSDSDKQALLQKYV is encoded by the coding sequence ATGATCAATACCAAACTACCTTTACTTGATTTACACCGCCACTTAGACGGTAACGTGCGTGCTGAGACCATTTTAGACCTTGGTCAGCAGTTTAATATGCCGCTGCCTGCTCACGACGTGGAAGGGTTAAGGCCACATGTTCAGGTCATTGACAATGCACCAAACCTGATGGCCTTTCTGGCCAAGCTGGACTGGGGCGTTAAAGTGCTGGGTGATTACGATGCGTGTCGCCGTATTGCAGTTGAAAATGTGGAAGACGCCATTGCACAGAAGATGGATTACACTGAGCTACGCTTCAGTCCTTACTATATGGCTAAAACCCATAACTTACATCCACAAGGCGTGGTCGAGGCGGTGGTCGACGGCATAAAATCGGCCACGCGGGGTCGGGATATCAAGGTGAATTTGATTGGTATTATGTCGCGCACCTTTGGCGTTGAAAAATGCCAATATGAACTCGATGCCCTGTTGGCGTTCAAAAACGATTTAGTGGCTGTGGATTTGGCCGGGGATGAAATAGGCTTCCCGGGTGCTTTGTTCATTGATCATTTTAAACAAGTCCGTGACGCGTATTTGGGCGCAACAATTCATGCCGGCGAAGCCGAAGGAGCCAGCAGTATTTGGCAGGCTATCAACGAGCTGGGCGCGACACGGATTGGCCATGGTGTGAAAGCCATTGAAGATCCTAAACTGATGGACTACCTGCGTGATAATCGCATTGGTATTGAGTCTTGCCTGACCAGCAACCTGCAAACCAGCACCGTGGCGAGCATTGAGACGCATCCGCTCAAACAGTTTCTAGATCATGGTATTTTGGCTACCATCAATACAGATGATCCTGCGGTACAAGGCGTGGAGCTGGACAATGAATTTGAACGTGCTGCACCACAGGCAGGTCTCAGTGGAGCAGATATCCTTCAGGCACAAAAGAATGCGGTTGAGATTGCTTTTTTGAGTGATTCAGACAAACAGGCGTTGTTACAAAAGTATGTGTAA
- a CDS encoding CBS domain-containing protein has translation MAKQFISDIMSTQFPLITPDTEITQAIAQLEKFALFGAPVQDCNGKLVGFISEQQLLAPLLQSSYFCDGATQVGQLMRKDTLSVSKTTTVVDLATQMQQDKPKIYPVVDNDKVIAVVTRSQVLSALKENYLSCSAH, from the coding sequence ATGGCTAAACAATTTATCTCAGACATCATGTCCACACAATTTCCGCTGATCACCCCTGATACTGAAATCACGCAGGCCATCGCACAGCTAGAAAAATTTGCCCTTTTTGGCGCCCCGGTCCAGGACTGTAATGGTAAACTGGTCGGCTTTATTTCCGAACAACAACTGCTTGCGCCATTGCTACAAAGTAGCTATTTCTGTGATGGTGCCACTCAGGTTGGTCAGTTGATGCGTAAGGACACTTTGTCGGTCAGCAAAACAACCACGGTCGTGGATTTAGCGACGCAAATGCAACAAGACAAACCGAAAATCTATCCGGTTGTTGATAATGATAAGGTGATAGCGGTGGTTACCCGCAGCCAGGTGCTGAGTGCACTAAAAGAAAACTACTTAAGCTGCTCAGCACACTGA
- the fre gene encoding NAD(P)H-flavin reductase: MQVLKATVAEISPLTEYVSKVVLTPEQDAEFAAGHYLQLVLGEKDKRAFSIASSPSKKNALELHIGASGADSYAMQALDHLKAAHTNQTQVDLEVGLGVSQVRPEQARPLVLLAGGTGFSYVKSMADHLSEINYDQPVLFYWGVKEESALYAKADMEAWANSKANFQFIPVVEHASEQWKGHTGYVHQAVMKDIVSLEPYSVYMAGRFDMIGIVRDDFINHGAQREFMFADAFAFIK, encoded by the coding sequence ATGCAAGTACTCAAAGCCACAGTGGCCGAGATTTCGCCACTGACCGAATACGTCTCTAAAGTTGTCTTAACACCGGAGCAGGATGCCGAATTTGCAGCTGGCCATTACCTGCAATTAGTACTGGGTGAAAAAGACAAGCGTGCCTTCTCAATCGCCAGCAGCCCATCGAAGAAAAATGCCCTCGAGCTGCATATTGGCGCTTCAGGTGCCGACTCTTATGCGATGCAAGCATTGGATCATTTAAAAGCCGCCCACACGAACCAAACGCAAGTTGATTTGGAAGTGGGCCTGGGTGTTTCTCAGGTTCGCCCTGAACAGGCAAGACCCCTGGTATTGTTGGCAGGCGGTACAGGATTTTCGTACGTTAAATCCATGGCAGACCACCTTTCTGAAATTAACTACGATCAGCCGGTACTATTCTACTGGGGTGTTAAAGAAGAGTCTGCGCTGTATGCTAAGGCGGACATGGAAGCATGGGCAAATAGCAAAGCAAACTTTCAGTTTATTCCTGTGGTTGAACATGCATCAGAGCAATGGAAAGGCCATACCGGTTATGTCCACCAGGCGGTCATGAAAGACATCGTCTCACTTGAGCCATACAGTGTCTACATGGCGGGCCGTTTTGACATGATAGGCATAGTGCGCGACGACTTCATCAATCATGGCGCGCAACGTGAGTTCATGTTCGCGGACGCTTTTGCATTTATCAAATAA
- the ubiD gene encoding 4-hydroxy-3-polyprenylbenzoate decarboxylase, producing MKYKDLREFIALLEKQGELVRVSQPISTKLEMTEIADRTLRAGGPAILFENPIGFDMPVLANLFGTPKRVAMGMGQDDVSELREVGKLLAFLKEPEPPKGIKEALGQIPVFKQVLNMPTKELKKAPCQQVVMSGDEVDLTRLPIQHCWPGDAAPLITWGLTITRGPHKKRQNLGIYRQQLIGKNKIIMRWLSHRGGALDFQEWCQQNPGEPYPVSVALGADPATILGAVTPVPDTLSEYAFAGLLRGSKTEVVKSISNDLHVPATAEIILEGYIQPGETAPEGPYGDHTGYYNEVDDFPVMTVTHITHREDPIYHSTYTGRPPDEPAILGVALNEVFVPILQKQFPEIVDFYLPPEGCSYRMAVVTMKKQYPGHAKRVMLGVWSFLRQFMYTKFVIVCDDDVNARDWNDVIWAITTRMDPARDTTMIENTPIDYLDFASPVSGLGSKMGMDATNKWPGETDREWGEPIVMDEATKQRVDEIWDSLKIIKT from the coding sequence ATGAAATATAAAGATTTGAGAGAATTTATTGCTCTGCTGGAAAAGCAGGGCGAACTGGTACGGGTCAGCCAGCCCATCTCCACAAAACTGGAGATGACTGAAATTGCCGACCGTACATTACGGGCCGGTGGACCGGCTATCCTGTTTGAAAACCCCATTGGCTTTGATATGCCAGTACTGGCTAATCTATTTGGCACCCCCAAACGTGTTGCAATGGGCATGGGCCAGGATGACGTCAGTGAATTACGCGAAGTCGGTAAGCTGTTGGCATTTCTAAAAGAACCTGAACCACCTAAGGGGATCAAAGAAGCTCTTGGGCAAATACCGGTCTTTAAGCAAGTACTGAATATGCCGACGAAGGAGCTCAAAAAAGCCCCATGTCAGCAAGTAGTAATGAGTGGCGATGAGGTCGATCTCACCCGCCTCCCTATCCAGCATTGCTGGCCTGGTGATGCAGCACCACTTATCACCTGGGGGCTAACCATCACCCGTGGACCGCATAAAAAGCGCCAGAACCTGGGCATTTACCGCCAACAGCTGATCGGAAAAAACAAGATTATTATGCGCTGGCTCTCCCACCGAGGCGGCGCACTGGATTTCCAGGAGTGGTGCCAGCAAAATCCGGGAGAACCATATCCTGTGTCTGTTGCCCTGGGTGCTGATCCTGCCACTATTCTGGGTGCCGTTACCCCGGTCCCCGACACCTTGAGCGAATACGCCTTTGCAGGCCTGTTACGCGGCAGTAAAACCGAAGTAGTCAAGTCTATTTCCAATGACCTACATGTCCCGGCCACCGCTGAAATTATCCTGGAAGGCTACATTCAGCCGGGTGAAACCGCGCCGGAAGGCCCTTATGGCGACCATACTGGCTACTACAATGAAGTAGATGATTTCCCGGTGATGACAGTGACACATATCACACACCGCGAAGATCCCATATACCACAGCACCTACACCGGCCGCCCACCCGATGAACCGGCCATCCTGGGGGTTGCGCTCAACGAAGTCTTCGTGCCGATTTTACAAAAACAATTTCCAGAAATTGTCGATTTTTATCTGCCACCAGAAGGCTGCTCGTATCGAATGGCGGTCGTCACTATGAAAAAACAATACCCAGGCCATGCCAAGCGCGTGATGCTGGGGGTGTGGTCGTTCCTGCGCCAGTTTATGTACACCAAATTTGTGATTGTGTGTGACGATGATGTCAATGCCAGAGACTGGAATGATGTGATCTGGGCAATTACCACGCGCATGGATCCAGCCAGGGATACCACTATGATAGAGAACACGCCAATTGATTACCTCGACTTCGCATCACCCGTGTCGGGCCTTGGCTCGAAAATGGGGATGGATGCCACCAACAAGTGGCCGGGTGAAACCGATCGGGAGTGGGGAGAGCCCATTGTGATGGACGAGGCAACCAAACAACGCGTTGATGAAATTTGGGATAGCCTGAAAATCATTAAGACATAA
- a CDS encoding EAL domain-containing protein, whose protein sequence is MKITTIIASSCIAILALFCSAASSSTVQPFLPASAFEQHSAVMLLIEPKTGNIVQANEAAARFYGYSQARLETMQIQQINQFTPQQVEQERMSALSEGRNYFIFQHQLASQEIRTVSVYSAPFSNEQGQPLLLSVIQDISAQRSLERDLWHYQSNLEQQVALQTAELKEANTVQLILLGSVIAILGGSILVLVLFTLRLRRAKRRTELQKNRFSAIFNAIGDYLIYTNSSNVVASANQAARRDLGSIQGRPMALIMEDCRCLDNLGAEPVECQVTLAGKRRDVEISKTPVLDNSGTETGSIYLIQDISKRLAGEKEQRLASTVFATTSEGVLVSNRDNQIQMVNQAFTDITGFSAAEVLGNTPSIFNSGRHDAAYFAQLYDALTSRGHWEGEIWNKRKNGEVYPSWLQVSAVFDAAGEIDMYVALFNDITSRKRNEQLMWQQANFDNLTGLANRHHYHTKFDLALAQAKQKQTRLAVCFIDLDRFKAVNDTLGHHIGDQLLIEAANRIRECTRNSDTVARLGGDEFALLLPDMAKISDMEKLATKVLHALSEPFFLEGHEAFVSGSMGITFYPDDGADRKVLLRNADSAMYKAKEHGRNCFQFFTSAMHEHAKARSALEGALHRALTNRELYLAYQPIVGQKRLGCEALLRWHNPQLGLVSPADFIPICEELGLIITIGEWVLYQACAQAKSWITQTGQPLFVSVNVSSTQFKRQDIASLVAKVLKETGLAADALTLEITETVLADNSGHIQRQLETLRAMGVGLAIDDFGTGYSSLSYLKRFPLSKLKIDRAFIRDLPEDEEDRALVSAIISMAGQLNLTVIAEGVETPAQLAFLQSLGCDYTQGFLHAKPADAAQFEAFIHRYAEQPDGEAKQVTVAR, encoded by the coding sequence TTGAAGATAACAACCATAATAGCCAGCTCATGTATTGCCATTCTGGCCTTGTTTTGCTCCGCTGCGAGTAGTTCAACCGTGCAGCCATTTTTGCCTGCGAGTGCGTTTGAGCAGCATAGTGCTGTGATGTTACTCATTGAGCCAAAAACCGGCAACATCGTTCAGGCGAATGAGGCCGCGGCGCGCTTTTATGGCTACTCTCAGGCCCGGCTGGAAACCATGCAGATCCAGCAGATCAATCAGTTTACACCCCAGCAGGTTGAGCAGGAGAGAATGTCTGCGCTCAGCGAAGGGCGCAATTATTTTATCTTTCAGCATCAGCTGGCCAGCCAGGAAATCAGAACCGTGAGTGTGTATTCTGCCCCGTTTAGCAATGAACAGGGTCAGCCACTGTTGTTGTCGGTGATCCAGGATATCAGTGCACAACGCAGTCTGGAGCGCGACTTATGGCATTACCAGTCTAACCTTGAGCAGCAAGTCGCCCTGCAAACTGCTGAGTTGAAAGAGGCGAATACGGTGCAGTTGATCTTGCTCGGCAGCGTGATTGCGATTCTTGGTGGTTCTATTTTAGTGCTGGTGTTATTTACCTTGCGTTTACGCCGCGCCAAACGCCGCACCGAACTACAGAAAAACCGCTTCAGTGCTATTTTTAATGCCATTGGTGATTATCTCATCTATACCAATTCGAGTAATGTGGTGGCCTCGGCCAATCAGGCTGCCCGGCGAGATTTAGGCAGCATTCAGGGGCGCCCAATGGCGCTTATTATGGAGGACTGTCGCTGCCTGGATAACCTGGGTGCTGAGCCTGTGGAATGTCAGGTTACGCTGGCGGGTAAACGGCGCGATGTTGAGATTAGTAAAACTCCAGTGCTGGATAATTCGGGCACGGAGACTGGATCAATTTATTTGATCCAGGACATCAGCAAGCGCCTTGCGGGCGAAAAAGAACAGCGCCTGGCCAGCACGGTATTTGCGACAACCAGTGAAGGGGTATTGGTGTCGAATCGTGACAATCAGATCCAGATGGTGAATCAGGCTTTCACCGACATCACTGGCTTCTCGGCTGCAGAGGTACTGGGTAACACACCATCGATATTCAATTCAGGCCGGCACGATGCGGCCTATTTTGCTCAGTTGTATGATGCGCTAACCTCGCGTGGACACTGGGAAGGTGAGATTTGGAATAAACGTAAAAATGGTGAGGTTTATCCAAGCTGGTTGCAGGTGTCAGCGGTGTTTGATGCCGCGGGCGAAATCGATATGTATGTGGCATTGTTTAATGATATTACGTCACGTAAGCGCAATGAACAGCTGATGTGGCAGCAAGCCAACTTTGACAATCTTACCGGGCTGGCAAATCGTCACCATTATCACACTAAGTTTGATTTGGCGCTGGCACAAGCGAAACAAAAGCAAACTCGTCTGGCGGTGTGCTTTATCGATCTGGACCGCTTTAAAGCTGTGAATGATACGCTGGGACACCATATTGGCGACCAATTATTGATTGAAGCGGCCAACCGGATCCGAGAGTGTACCCGTAACTCGGATACCGTTGCGCGATTAGGTGGTGATGAATTTGCGCTGCTGTTGCCCGATATGGCGAAGATCAGTGACATGGAAAAACTGGCGACCAAGGTACTGCATGCGTTGAGTGAGCCGTTTTTTCTGGAAGGCCATGAAGCGTTTGTGTCTGGCAGTATGGGGATCACCTTCTATCCCGATGATGGCGCAGATCGCAAAGTGTTGCTCAGGAATGCCGACAGCGCCATGTATAAAGCAAAAGAGCATGGTCGTAATTGTTTTCAGTTCTTCACCTCTGCGATGCATGAGCATGCAAAAGCACGCAGTGCGCTGGAAGGGGCGTTACACCGCGCGCTGACAAATCGTGAGCTCTACCTGGCGTACCAGCCGATTGTCGGGCAAAAGCGACTGGGTTGTGAAGCCTTATTGCGATGGCACAATCCGCAGCTGGGATTGGTGTCGCCTGCTGACTTTATCCCTATCTGCGAGGAGCTGGGATTGATCATCACTATCGGTGAATGGGTGCTTTATCAGGCTTGTGCGCAGGCGAAGTCCTGGATCACACAAACGGGTCAGCCCTTGTTTGTTTCCGTGAATGTGTCGAGTACGCAGTTTAAGCGACAGGACATCGCCAGTCTGGTTGCTAAGGTACTCAAAGAAACCGGGTTAGCGGCCGATGCGCTGACATTGGAGATCACTGAAACCGTATTGGCGGACAACTCGGGCCATATTCAGCGTCAGCTGGAGACCTTGCGTGCAATGGGGGTTGGTCTGGCTATTGATGACTTCGGGACGGGTTATTCATCATTGAGCTATCTCAAACGTTTCCCGCTGTCAAAACTGAAAATTGATCGCGCATTTATTCGAGACTTGCCTGAGGACGAGGAAGACCGAGCCCTGGTGAGTGCCATTATATCCATGGCCGGACAGCTTAACCTGACGGTGATTGCCGAGGGGGTTGAAACCCCGGCCCAGCTGGCGTTTTTACAGTCGCTCGGATGTGATTACACACAAGGCTTCCTGCATGCGAAACCCGCTGATGCGGCACAATTTGAAGCTTTTATTCATCGCTATGCAGAGCAGCCTGACGGAGAGGCTAAGCAGGTAACAGTGGCGCGCTAG
- a CDS encoding tetratricopeptide repeat protein gives MDKLTAGLFTSHDLITRFLIRFKNALLVATVLSVIGYFWLQHAQQTAQFQRLLLEPKTDDLILVDLGRFDTQRVYQAQYRITQVVATTDNIITVKQGRYTYGRKRDVKRAIQLDNLMLDNYFDATPLQWPRTELAHYFEQGAIYAIHRPNDIYVMGGIVKPRVIPRLHTPTAKHRLSPDNQRGIAHYQMGELQQAREAFALSAQQDDHWGQYNLATMLLGGEGGEADPKRAIELLRQAATKGNPKAQTLLSELCPGNKACD, from the coding sequence ATGGATAAACTCACCGCAGGCCTGTTTACATCCCATGACCTGATCACCCGCTTTCTCATCCGCTTCAAAAATGCATTGCTGGTTGCGACTGTACTGAGCGTTATCGGGTATTTTTGGCTCCAGCATGCTCAGCAAACAGCGCAGTTTCAGCGGCTGTTACTCGAGCCCAAAACAGATGACCTGATTTTGGTTGATTTAGGTCGCTTTGATACGCAACGAGTCTACCAGGCCCAATATCGGATCACTCAGGTTGTGGCGACGACCGACAACATTATCACCGTCAAACAAGGGCGATATACTTATGGTCGCAAACGAGATGTAAAACGAGCAATTCAGTTAGATAACCTGATGCTGGACAATTATTTTGATGCCACGCCACTGCAATGGCCCCGCACTGAACTGGCACACTATTTTGAGCAAGGTGCGATCTACGCCATCCACCGCCCCAATGACATTTATGTCATGGGTGGGATAGTCAAGCCCAGAGTGATACCGCGCCTGCATACACCAACAGCCAAACACCGGCTCTCGCCCGACAACCAACGCGGCATAGCGCACTATCAAATGGGTGAACTGCAGCAGGCACGCGAGGCCTTTGCTCTTTCAGCGCAACAGGATGATCACTGGGGGCAGTATAATCTCGCAACCATGCTACTTGGTGGCGAAGGGGGAGAGGCAGATCCTAAGCGGGCAATCGAATTACTGCGTCAGGCCGCGACAAAAGGCAACCCCAAAGCACAAACACTGCTCAGCGAGCTGTGTCCTGGTAACAAAGCCTGTGACTAG
- a CDS encoding M28 family peptidase yields the protein MDQIIRFAPFGRLTSAARHWLLPLCALTASFVGQADEFTQKQLEDVAKVRTLASQSDLSWQLLESLTTEIGPRLPGTENDKLTVAWAEKQFKRLGFDKVWLEAATFPEWRRYHESAKLIAPSEQPLHITALGNSISTPQQGLRGEVVLFETFDELKAAPVGSLKGKIAFINYRMNRDIDGNGYGPAVQARNKGAVEAAKKGAIAYMMRSVSTAHHRFAHTGGSHYDEQVTKIPATAIANPDADQIARLLKHGHTPQVEINIQTEDLGEGTSFNVIGEITGSEFPDQYVLLGSHHDSWDLGTGALDDGAGMTLTMAAAKHIASVTRPKRSIRVVLFAAEELGLWGAKAYFKRHEDKLAQIVAAAESDFGADVVYAFESKVNAASLPLVRAIAEQLKPLGITYIGANRARGGPDLIPLNNMTSAPIFDLHQDGTDYFDYHHTADDTLDKVDPEKLKQNTAAYAVFALMAANGKTSMQGK from the coding sequence ATGGATCAGATAATACGCTTTGCGCCTTTTGGCAGGCTAACCAGCGCCGCCAGACATTGGCTATTGCCACTTTGTGCGTTAACCGCCAGCTTTGTGGGTCAGGCTGATGAATTCACACAAAAACAACTCGAAGACGTCGCCAAAGTGCGCACGCTGGCAAGTCAGAGCGACTTAAGCTGGCAGTTACTGGAATCACTCACCACAGAAATTGGCCCACGCCTGCCCGGCACAGAAAACGATAAATTAACCGTGGCCTGGGCGGAGAAACAGTTTAAGCGCCTGGGCTTTGATAAAGTCTGGCTGGAAGCCGCGACCTTCCCTGAGTGGCGACGCTATCATGAATCGGCAAAACTAATCGCGCCCAGTGAGCAGCCCCTGCATATCACGGCGCTGGGTAACAGTATCAGCACCCCACAACAAGGGTTACGTGGTGAAGTCGTGCTGTTTGAAACTTTTGATGAACTCAAAGCCGCACCGGTTGGCAGCCTGAAAGGTAAAATTGCCTTCATCAACTACCGAATGAATCGGGACATCGATGGTAATGGCTACGGCCCGGCGGTTCAGGCACGCAATAAGGGGGCTGTAGAAGCGGCGAAAAAAGGGGCTATCGCTTACATGATGCGTTCCGTCAGTACTGCCCATCATCGCTTTGCCCACACCGGCGGCAGTCACTACGATGAGCAAGTTACCAAAATACCCGCAACCGCCATTGCGAATCCGGACGCCGACCAAATCGCGCGTCTGCTCAAGCATGGCCACACGCCTCAGGTTGAGATCAATATTCAGACCGAAGATCTGGGCGAAGGAACCAGTTTTAACGTGATCGGCGAAATCACCGGTTCAGAGTTTCCTGATCAATATGTGCTGCTTGGCAGCCATCACGACTCTTGGGATCTTGGGACCGGCGCATTGGACGACGGCGCTGGTATGACGCTGACCATGGCTGCGGCCAAACACATTGCGTCAGTCACTCGCCCCAAGCGCAGTATTCGGGTAGTCCTGTTTGCCGCGGAAGAGCTTGGATTGTGGGGAGCGAAAGCCTACTTTAAACGCCATGAAGACAAACTGGCGCAGATTGTAGCCGCCGCTGAGTCAGACTTTGGTGCTGACGTAGTGTATGCGTTCGAGTCAAAAGTGAATGCAGCGTCTCTGCCACTGGTACGTGCTATTGCGGAACAGCTTAAGCCGCTCGGCATTACCTATATTGGCGCTAATCGCGCGCGTGGCGGTCCGGACTTGATACCGTTAAATAACATGACATCAGCGCCCATTTTCGACCTGCACCAGGATGGTACAGACTATTTTGATTATCATCACACAGCCGACGATACGCTGGATAAAGTGGATCCGGAAAAACTCAAGCAAAATACCGCAGCCTATGCTGTCTTTGCTTTAATGGCTGCTAATGGCAAAACATCGATGCAAGGCAAATAA